One Bremerella sp. JC817 genomic window carries:
- a CDS encoding valine--tRNA ligase: protein MVAFSAQDIPNRFDFSISPKIYEYWESQGFFHSEPDPSREPFTIVIPPPNVTGALHLGHALNNTLQDVLIRYKRLKGFNTLWIPGTDHAGIATQAVVERRIFEQEKKSRHDLGREELVKRIWDWKDQYEARILGQLKRLGSSCDWDRTRFTLDETCARAVRRTFFDLFAKKWIYKGKRLVNWDTFLQTAVSDDEVFHETTDGNFWHFKYPVIDPKPGEPKYVTIATTRPETMLGDTAVAVHPDPEKALNTIEAEQKEKLKEAPGKEKAGIQTQIEEIQARRESMLPQLIKLRDMALAGRKLMLPLVDREIPLVADQWAKPELGSGCVKITPAHDPNDYEVGRRQDLPMINILNPDGTMNEATGEYIGLTIPQARKMVIEDLEKLNLLDKIEDRKIELAYSDRSKTPIEPYLADQWFIKMDELAQSAMDAVKDGRVKIFPSRYANGYIDWLSEKRDWPVSRQLWWGHQIPIWSQECAYKEDHDKMVAKLESDPDIKSGKVKFQVERDEELEAAEKIGTIQGAARVTMPYSQIHVCIAEEDAALATRYEAMGFVREEDVLDTWFSSALWPHSTLGWPNKTPELEYYYPTSTLITSRDIITLWVARMVLAGINNMGEIPFREVFIHPTILDGLGERMSKSKGNGVDPLDVIEKFGADSLRFGLAYLTTETQDVRMPVQFECPHCQFLIDQTKKNRQQPRIECKKCGKPFSTQWAESAEDKALPRGAIVSERFELGRNFCNKLWNAARFTMMNLEGFEPGTVSADELQLEDRWILSRLYTVTQEVTRCYESYGYADAARATYDFAWDEFCSFYVEMLKERFQDEKQRPFAHRVITYVLDCMLRLLHPIIPFITEEIWQTLGKIAPTRGLESLTDATESIMLSTWPEIDSKWEDQSIERQFAVFEETLGSLREIRSRQNIAPKDTIEFVIRCDEPTAKLLETMSPYFLSMANAKTSGLGQQVEVPETNATMTVGSMEIFVDLKDFIDVEAEIDRNEKQLSKLQQLVVSKEKKLGNESFVSRAPADIVARERESLDQAKQELERTEAALARLRESAAK from the coding sequence CTGGTGGCGTTTTCCGCTCAGGACATTCCCAATCGTTTCGATTTTTCGATCTCGCCCAAAATATACGAGTATTGGGAATCGCAGGGATTTTTTCACAGCGAACCAGATCCCAGTCGCGAGCCGTTCACGATTGTCATTCCACCGCCAAACGTGACTGGTGCCCTCCATTTGGGGCACGCGCTGAACAATACGCTGCAAGACGTCCTGATTCGCTACAAGCGTCTGAAGGGCTTCAATACCCTGTGGATCCCGGGCACCGATCATGCCGGGATCGCCACCCAGGCCGTGGTGGAACGTCGAATCTTCGAGCAGGAAAAGAAGAGCCGTCACGATCTGGGCCGCGAAGAGCTGGTCAAGCGAATCTGGGACTGGAAAGATCAGTACGAAGCTCGCATTCTGGGCCAGCTCAAACGGCTTGGCAGTAGTTGCGACTGGGATCGGACCCGCTTCACGCTCGACGAAACGTGTGCCCGCGCGGTGCGTCGGACCTTCTTCGATCTGTTCGCCAAAAAGTGGATCTACAAAGGCAAGCGCCTGGTCAACTGGGACACGTTCCTGCAGACCGCGGTCAGCGACGACGAAGTCTTCCACGAAACGACCGATGGCAACTTCTGGCACTTCAAATATCCGGTCATCGATCCGAAGCCAGGCGAACCAAAGTACGTGACCATCGCCACCACGCGTCCGGAAACGATGCTGGGCGATACGGCCGTGGCGGTTCACCCCGATCCGGAAAAGGCCCTCAACACGATCGAAGCCGAGCAGAAAGAGAAGCTCAAGGAAGCCCCGGGCAAAGAAAAGGCAGGCATTCAGACCCAGATCGAAGAGATCCAAGCGCGTCGCGAGTCGATGCTGCCACAGTTGATCAAGCTGCGTGATATGGCACTCGCCGGTCGAAAGCTGATGCTCCCGCTGGTCGATCGCGAAATCCCGCTGGTTGCCGATCAGTGGGCCAAGCCAGAGCTCGGTTCCGGCTGCGTGAAGATCACTCCAGCGCACGACCCGAACGACTATGAAGTGGGTCGTCGCCAGGATCTGCCGATGATCAACATCTTGAACCCCGATGGCACGATGAACGAGGCGACCGGGGAATACATCGGCCTGACGATTCCTCAGGCCCGCAAGATGGTGATCGAAGATCTCGAAAAGTTGAATCTGCTCGACAAGATCGAAGACCGCAAGATCGAACTCGCTTACTCAGACCGCAGCAAGACGCCGATCGAGCCTTACCTGGCCGACCAGTGGTTCATCAAAATGGACGAACTAGCCCAGAGCGCGATGGACGCTGTCAAAGATGGCCGCGTGAAGATCTTCCCATCTCGTTACGCCAACGGCTACATCGACTGGCTGAGCGAAAAGCGTGATTGGCCCGTCAGCCGCCAGTTGTGGTGGGGCCATCAGATTCCGATCTGGTCGCAGGAATGTGCCTACAAAGAAGACCACGACAAGATGGTCGCCAAGCTCGAATCGGATCCCGATATCAAGAGCGGGAAGGTCAAGTTCCAGGTCGAACGGGACGAAGAGCTGGAAGCGGCCGAAAAGATCGGCACCATCCAGGGTGCTGCCCGCGTCACGATGCCTTACAGCCAGATTCACGTCTGCATCGCCGAAGAAGATGCCGCCCTGGCAACTCGCTATGAAGCGATGGGCTTCGTGCGGGAAGAAGACGTGCTCGATACCTGGTTCAGCTCGGCGCTGTGGCCGCACTCGACCTTGGGTTGGCCGAACAAGACGCCAGAGCTGGAATACTATTACCCAACCAGCACGCTGATCACCAGCCGCGACATCATCACCCTGTGGGTGGCCCGTATGGTGCTGGCCGGTATCAACAACATGGGCGAAATCCCATTCCGTGAAGTGTTCATTCACCCGACCATTCTCGATGGTCTGGGCGAACGTATGAGCAAATCGAAGGGGAATGGCGTCGATCCGCTGGACGTGATCGAGAAGTTCGGTGCCGACTCGTTGCGATTCGGTCTGGCCTATCTGACCACCGAAACGCAAGACGTCCGCATGCCGGTGCAGTTCGAGTGCCCGCACTGCCAGTTCCTCATCGATCAAACGAAGAAGAATCGTCAGCAGCCGCGCATCGAGTGCAAGAAGTGTGGCAAGCCATTCAGCACCCAGTGGGCTGAAAGTGCTGAAGACAAGGCACTGCCGCGCGGAGCGATCGTCAGCGAACGCTTCGAGCTGGGACGTAACTTCTGCAACAAGCTGTGGAACGCCGCTCGTTTCACGATGATGAACCTGGAAGGCTTCGAGCCTGGCACGGTTTCGGCAGACGAACTGCAGTTGGAAGATCGCTGGATCTTGTCGCGACTGTACACGGTCACTCAGGAAGTGACGCGCTGTTACGAGAGCTACGGCTATGCCGACGCGGCTCGTGCGACGTACGACTTCGCCTGGGACGAGTTCTGCAGCTTCTACGTCGAAATGCTGAAGGAACGCTTCCAGGACGAAAAGCAGCGTCCCTTCGCGCATCGCGTGATCACGTACGTGCTCGACTGCATGTTGCGGCTGCTGCACCCGATCATTCCATTCATCACCGAAGAGATCTGGCAGACCCTAGGCAAGATTGCTCCGACGCGTGGTCTCGAATCGCTGACCGACGCGACCGAGAGCATCATGTTGTCGACCTGGCCAGAAATCGACAGCAAGTGGGAAGACCAGTCGATCGAGCGTCAGTTCGCCGTATTCGAGGAAACGCTGGGAAGCCTTCGCGAAATCCGCAGCCGGCAGAACATCGCGCCGAAAGACACCATCGAGTTCGTTATTCGCTGCGATGAACCAACCGCCAAGCTGTTGGAAACGATGTCGCCGTACTTCCTGTCGATGGCCAACGCCAAGACCAGCGGCCTGGGCCAGCAGGTGGAAGTGCCAGAAACCAACGCGACGATGACGGTCGGCAGCATGGAGATCTTCGTTGACCTGAAGGATTTCATCGACGTCGAAGCCGAAATCGACCGCAACGAGAAGCAACTGTCCAAGTTGCAGCAATTGGTGGTGAGCAAGGAAAAGAAGCTGGGGAACGAAAGTTTCGTCAGCCGCGCTCCCGCCGATATTGTGGCTCGAGAACGGGAAAGCCTGGATCAGGCCAAGCAGGAACTGGAACGCACCGAGGCCGCTTTGGCTCGTCTGCGGGAATCGGCCGCCAAATAG
- a CDS encoding catalase: protein MSDNKPKPTTTDAGIPVPSDEHSLTVGRDGPIVLHDHYLIEQMANFNRERIAERQPHAKGSGAFGTFEVTHDVSAFTKAAVFQPGTKTDTLIRFSTVAGERGSPDTWRDPRGFALKFYTTEGNYDMVGNNTPVFFIRDPLKFQHFIRSQKRRADNGLRDHDMQWDFWTLSPESAHQVTWLMGDRGIPKNWRHMNGYSSHTYMWVNAKGERFWVKYHFKTDQGNDFLTQKEAEKIAGEDSDYHRRDLFNAIKEGNFPSWTLKMQIMPFEEAESYRFNPFDLTKVWPHADYPLHEVGKLTLNRNPTDFHTEIEQAAFEPNNLVPGIGASPDKMLLGRMFAYADAHRARMGVNYKQIPVNRPKCPVHSYSKDGAMRVDNVTDPVYAPNSKGGPQADPSLNPVHDVWGAQGDFVREAYTLRKDDDDWGQAGTLVREVLDDAARDRLVSNVVGHLSQDVSDPVLERAFTYWRNIDPEIGDRIAKGVKGK from the coding sequence ATGTCCGACAATAAGCCCAAGCCGACCACAACTGATGCCGGCATTCCCGTCCCCAGTGACGAGCATTCGTTAACCGTCGGTCGCGATGGCCCGATTGTGCTGCACGATCATTATCTCATCGAGCAGATGGCGAACTTCAATCGCGAACGAATCGCTGAACGTCAGCCACATGCGAAGGGCTCTGGGGCGTTTGGTACCTTCGAGGTTACTCATGATGTGAGTGCCTTCACGAAGGCAGCCGTCTTCCAGCCGGGCACCAAGACCGACACCCTGATTCGTTTCTCGACCGTGGCGGGCGAACGTGGCAGTCCCGATACCTGGCGAGACCCGCGCGGGTTCGCGCTGAAGTTCTATACGACCGAGGGCAACTACGACATGGTGGGGAACAACACGCCGGTGTTCTTCATCCGCGATCCTTTGAAGTTCCAGCACTTCATTCGCTCGCAGAAGCGACGTGCTGACAATGGCCTGCGGGATCATGACATGCAGTGGGACTTCTGGACCCTCTCGCCCGAGTCGGCTCACCAGGTCACGTGGCTGATGGGTGACCGCGGAATTCCCAAAAACTGGCGACACATGAATGGCTATTCCAGTCATACCTACATGTGGGTGAACGCCAAGGGTGAGCGTTTCTGGGTGAAGTACCACTTCAAAACCGACCAGGGAAATGACTTCCTGACCCAGAAGGAAGCGGAAAAGATCGCCGGCGAAGACTCCGACTATCACCGCCGCGATCTGTTCAACGCGATCAAGGAAGGTAACTTCCCGAGTTGGACGCTCAAGATGCAGATCATGCCGTTTGAGGAAGCGGAATCGTATCGGTTCAATCCGTTCGATCTGACGAAAGTCTGGCCGCACGCCGATTATCCGCTGCACGAGGTGGGTAAGCTGACGTTGAATCGAAACCCGACCGACTTCCACACCGAGATCGAACAGGCCGCCTTCGAGCCGAACAATCTGGTGCCTGGTATCGGTGCGAGCCCTGACAAGATGCTGCTGGGTCGCATGTTCGCCTATGCCGACGCTCACCGAGCCCGCATGGGAGTGAACTACAAACAGATTCCGGTGAATCGCCCCAAGTGTCCCGTACACAGCTATAGCAAAGATGGCGCGATGCGGGTCGATAACGTTACCGATCCAGTCTACGCACCAAACTCAAAGGGAGGTCCTCAGGCCGACCCGAGTTTGAATCCGGTCCACGATGTGTGGGGAGCCCAAGGCGACTTCGTCCGCGAAGCCTACACGCTGCGGAAGGATGACGACGATTGGGGTCAGGCCGGCACGTTGGTTCGCGAAGTGCTGGACGACGCAGCCCGGGATCGCCTGGTTTCGAATGTGGTTGGTCACTTGAGCCAGGACGTTTCCGACCCGGTCCTGGAACGCGCCTTCACCTATTGGCGAAATATCGATCCGGAAATTGGCGACCGCATCGCGAAGGGCGTGAAGGGGAAGTAA
- the truB gene encoding tRNA pseudouridine(55) synthase TruB, with product MHGILNINKPAGKTSRDIVNIVQRQVRPAKTGHAGTLDPLATGVLVCPVGHGTKLIEYIQRLPKTYEAVFLLGRHSDTEDIEGAVIELESPPQPTLAEIETQLPQFLGTISQMPPAYSALKVDGKRAYDLARQGKEVKLASREIEVYQLEILQYQYPRLSMRIECGSGTYVRSLGRDLARSLGTEAIMSELVRTAIGDFRIEEALNPLDSFDREKIEQSLQSTCRAVQALPSVVVDAEQIVRLAQGKLIDVKPSASGQAGGNEVAAMTSEGELVAVLQPGKESGWRSVKNFANDYL from the coding sequence ATGCACGGCATTCTGAATATCAACAAACCGGCTGGCAAAACGTCTCGCGATATTGTGAACATTGTGCAGCGACAGGTTCGCCCCGCCAAGACAGGGCACGCCGGCACACTCGATCCGCTGGCGACCGGCGTCCTGGTTTGCCCGGTAGGGCATGGCACGAAGCTGATTGAATACATTCAGCGATTGCCGAAAACCTACGAAGCGGTCTTTCTGCTGGGGCGTCACAGCGATACGGAAGACATCGAAGGCGCGGTGATCGAGTTGGAAAGTCCGCCGCAGCCAACACTCGCTGAGATCGAAACGCAGTTGCCGCAGTTTCTCGGAACAATCTCGCAGATGCCGCCGGCTTACTCGGCGCTGAAAGTCGACGGCAAGCGCGCCTACGACCTGGCCCGCCAGGGAAAAGAAGTGAAGCTTGCCAGTCGCGAGATCGAGGTCTATCAGCTGGAGATCCTGCAGTATCAATACCCACGACTCTCGATGCGGATTGAATGTGGCAGCGGAACCTACGTGCGTTCGCTGGGAAGAGACCTCGCGCGAAGTCTTGGCACCGAGGCTATCATGTCCGAGTTAGTTCGCACGGCGATTGGCGACTTTCGCATTGAGGAAGCACTCAATCCACTCGATAGCTTCGATCGCGAGAAGATCGAGCAGTCGCTGCAATCGACTTGCCGCGCTGTTCAAGCCTTGCCATCGGTGGTGGTCGATGCGGAGCAGATTGTTCGGCTCGCCCAAGGGAAGCTGATCGACGTGAAGCCTTCCGCCAGTGGTCAAGCAGGTGGGAACGAAGTCGCGGCAATGACCAGCGAGGGCGAACTGGTCGCGGTGCTGCAGCCGGGGAAAGAATCGGGTTGGCGATCGGTGAAGAACTTCGCCAACGACTACCTGTAA
- the cimA gene encoding citramalate synthase — protein sequence MKKIEIYDTTLRDGAQGEGVSFSLQDKLAITERLDEIGVDYIEGGYPASNEKDSEYFRRVQEMDLKNIKVCAFGMTRRKGMTAAEDPGMNALLDSGAPVVTIVGKTHDFHVTDVLRVSLEENLSMIADSIGIMVEKGREAIYDAEHFFDGWKANPDYAAQTIQTAAKAGARMVVLCDTNGGSLPEEIAMLTRAAIEALEPFGVPVGIHTHNDGDLAVANALSAVDAGAQQIQGTINGFGERCGNADLISCVANLALKKKGYEVLGGDGLEHLTELSRFVYDTANVNRRNNQAFVGQSAFAHKGGMHVHAVNRASSSYEHISPELVGNERRVLVSELSGRSNIMALTTKMNIEQDRKVMDEILARVVDLENKGFQFEAAEASFELLVRKTLGTFTPHFKTMKYHVEVEDFVHQQDMELTTEATIKLQVGDQLRHEVGEGDGPIDALSAALRKALDGVFPNLKRMKLVDYKVRVVNSEAGTAARTRVQIECSDESDVWGTIGVSENVIQASWNALVDAVEYKLHKDEAASKQGMPDEVAAAN from the coding sequence ATGAAGAAGATCGAGATTTACGACACGACCTTGCGTGACGGTGCCCAGGGAGAAGGCGTCAGCTTCTCGTTGCAGGACAAGCTCGCAATCACCGAACGTCTGGATGAAATTGGGGTCGATTACATCGAAGGTGGCTACCCTGCATCCAACGAGAAAGATTCGGAGTACTTCCGCCGCGTTCAAGAGATGGACCTGAAGAATATCAAGGTCTGCGCCTTCGGAATGACGCGCCGCAAAGGGATGACCGCGGCCGAAGATCCCGGCATGAACGCGCTGCTCGACTCTGGGGCCCCCGTCGTCACGATCGTTGGGAAGACCCACGATTTTCACGTGACCGATGTGCTGAGGGTTAGCCTGGAAGAGAACCTATCGATGATCGCGGACTCGATCGGCATCATGGTCGAAAAGGGCCGCGAAGCAATCTACGACGCCGAGCATTTCTTTGATGGCTGGAAAGCCAACCCCGATTACGCTGCTCAAACGATCCAAACCGCGGCCAAAGCTGGTGCCCGCATGGTGGTGCTGTGCGATACCAACGGCGGCAGCTTGCCGGAAGAGATCGCCATGCTGACCCGAGCCGCGATCGAAGCTCTTGAGCCATTTGGTGTCCCTGTCGGCATTCATACCCATAACGATGGCGACCTGGCAGTGGCCAATGCGCTGTCGGCCGTGGATGCAGGTGCCCAGCAGATTCAGGGCACGATCAACGGCTTTGGCGAACGTTGCGGCAATGCTGACCTGATCTCGTGCGTGGCGAACCTGGCCCTGAAAAAGAAAGGTTACGAGGTGCTCGGTGGAGACGGCCTCGAACACCTGACCGAGCTCTCGCGATTCGTCTACGACACGGCCAATGTCAATCGCCGAAACAATCAGGCCTTCGTCGGCCAGAGTGCCTTCGCCCACAAAGGTGGGATGCATGTCCACGCCGTCAACCGTGCGTCGTCCAGTTACGAACACATCTCGCCAGAGCTGGTCGGCAACGAACGCCGCGTACTGGTGAGCGAGCTGTCAGGCCGATCGAACATCATGGCTTTGACCACCAAGATGAACATCGAGCAAGACCGCAAGGTGATGGACGAAATCCTGGCCCGCGTGGTCGATCTCGAGAATAAAGGCTTCCAGTTCGAGGCCGCCGAGGCCTCCTTTGAACTGCTGGTCCGCAAGACGCTGGGAACCTTCACCCCGCACTTCAAGACCATGAAGTATCATGTCGAGGTCGAAGACTTCGTCCACCAGCAAGATATGGAATTGACCACAGAAGCAACGATCAAGCTGCAGGTCGGCGATCAATTGCGACACGAAGTCGGCGAAGGGGACGGCCCGATCGATGCCCTTAGTGCGGCTCTCCGCAAGGCACTGGACGGGGTATTCCCGAACCTGAAGCGGATGAAACTGGTCGACTATAAGGTTCGCGTGGTAAACAGCGAAGCGGGTACCGCCGCTCGAACCCGCGTGCAGATCGAGTGCAGCGACGAAAGTGACGTCTGGGGTACCATTGGCGTCAGCGAAAACGTCATTCAGGCCAGTTGGAATGCACTGGTCGATGCCGTTGAATACAAACTTCACAAGGACGAAGCTGCCAGCAAGCAGGGGATGCCTGACGAGGTCGCGGCCGCGAATTAG
- a CDS encoding DNA translocase FtsK encodes MFEERSIQRDMIAIGLSALTIFLALSLLSYRADDAIGELPPPFSNIYQPDQVSFPQPNQVHNLCGGMGALVSDFLLVSLGIGAYFAVFSLGTLDFFLLMRKEITSPAARLIGWLVTLTGITTLVTIVAPGASPGPISSSGGRLGLVGQQFLSEHFATTGSIILCLAATACGLLLCTEYELVRLTVWGLVKAKEKTQAGAAAWKTRRERLAEERRAKLRAEFGLDGEDGEVATEDEYDEKGVRIKIGGRQIKTDVDEEIPFEDGEEVFEEEAASGDEEVEEEEELEEEEEIDEEVEEELEEEEVEDEVPITRVDKPEPAPLAVKNRNSKKPQDDARKHVMSELDSAANGLENPKNYELPPIELLIESDDFSFDEQEREVRKKAKTLEKTFLNFGFNVKVVEIETGPVIAQYEVELEAGLRLSKITGLADDLAIALRVPSVRIVAPIPGKNTVGIEVPNDERQMVRLREVMEEASGRINKMKVPIFLGKDVSGNSLAVDLAAMPHLLIAGRTGTGKSVCLNALITSILMTRRPDEVRMLMIDPKMVELSCYRTLPHLMHPVVTDMKKAEAILAWAVDKMEERYQLLAEVGVRHLSAFNALGKEAIWDKLGLEDEGERNNAVTNLPYIVIVADEIADMMMTAGKEVEQHIIRLAQKSRAVGIHLILATQKPTVDVITGLIKSNLPARISFQVASRTDSRVVLDEMGADKLLGNGDMLFLWPGTSTLMRGQGTYLSDEEINRVVEFVSTGEQDFVKELVQLKVEDGATADPAKMKKRDELYEAAVDVIVAEQRGSVSLLQRALGVGYGRGARLIDFMAEDGIVGPYNGSQAREVIISPEDWELMKSGQAASTEPELEIKEAPAPKAKRSNKIRPHVVEDEEEEEEIDEEVEDELEEEEYETEEDAEAEDEEYEYEEEEEAEYEEEEGEYEEEEYEESDEDDEEEYYEESA; translated from the coding sequence ATGTTCGAAGAGCGAAGCATCCAGCGAGATATGATCGCGATTGGATTGTCTGCCCTGACAATCTTCTTGGCGCTATCGCTGTTGTCGTATCGTGCCGATGACGCCATTGGCGAGCTTCCGCCACCATTCAGTAATATCTATCAGCCCGATCAGGTCAGCTTTCCCCAGCCGAACCAGGTCCATAACCTGTGCGGTGGCATGGGAGCTCTGGTCTCGGACTTTCTGTTGGTGAGCCTTGGTATCGGAGCCTACTTTGCCGTATTCAGCCTGGGGACTCTCGATTTCTTCCTGTTGATGCGGAAAGAAATTACCTCGCCTGCCGCCCGATTGATCGGCTGGCTGGTGACCCTGACCGGTATTACGACGCTGGTCACGATCGTCGCTCCGGGGGCATCGCCAGGACCGATCAGCAGTTCTGGCGGACGATTGGGCCTGGTGGGGCAACAGTTCCTCAGTGAACACTTCGCCACGACCGGCTCGATCATCTTATGTCTGGCCGCGACCGCTTGTGGGTTGCTGCTTTGCACCGAATACGAACTGGTTCGCCTGACTGTCTGGGGCCTTGTGAAGGCGAAAGAAAAGACCCAAGCCGGTGCCGCTGCCTGGAAGACTCGCCGCGAACGCCTGGCCGAAGAACGCCGTGCGAAGCTCCGGGCCGAGTTTGGCTTGGATGGTGAAGACGGAGAAGTCGCCACCGAGGATGAGTACGACGAAAAGGGCGTACGCATCAAGATCGGCGGACGCCAGATCAAGACCGACGTCGACGAAGAGATTCCGTTCGAAGATGGCGAAGAGGTCTTCGAGGAAGAAGCCGCCAGCGGTGACGAGGAAGTCGAAGAGGAAGAAGAGCTCGAAGAAGAAGAGGAAATCGACGAAGAAGTCGAAGAAGAACTGGAAGAGGAAGAAGTCGAAGACGAAGTTCCGATTACCCGTGTCGACAAGCCAGAGCCTGCGCCGTTGGCGGTAAAGAACCGCAACAGCAAGAAGCCGCAGGACGACGCTCGCAAGCATGTCATGAGCGAGCTCGACAGTGCTGCCAATGGTCTGGAAAACCCGAAGAACTACGAACTGCCTCCGATCGAACTGCTGATCGAGAGCGACGACTTCTCGTTCGACGAACAGGAACGCGAAGTCCGCAAGAAGGCAAAGACCCTCGAAAAGACCTTCTTGAACTTCGGGTTCAATGTGAAGGTGGTCGAAATCGAAACCGGCCCGGTTATCGCTCAGTACGAAGTCGAACTGGAAGCAGGCCTTCGTTTGTCGAAGATCACCGGTCTGGCCGACGATCTGGCGATTGCCCTCCGCGTGCCAAGTGTGCGTATTGTCGCTCCGATCCCTGGCAAGAACACCGTCGGTATCGAAGTCCCCAACGACGAACGCCAGATGGTTCGCCTGCGCGAAGTGATGGAAGAAGCGAGCGGCCGCATCAACAAGATGAAGGTGCCGATCTTCCTGGGGAAAGACGTTTCGGGGAATTCGCTGGCGGTCGACCTGGCGGCCATGCCTCACCTTTTGATCGCCGGTCGAACGGGTACCGGTAAGTCGGTCTGTTTGAACGCGCTGATCACGTCGATCTTAATGACGCGTCGTCCCGACGAAGTCCGCATGCTGATGATCGACCCGAAGATGGTCGAATTGAGCTGCTACCGCACGCTGCCGCATTTGATGCATCCGGTCGTGACCGACATGAAGAAGGCCGAAGCGATCCTGGCTTGGGCGGTCGACAAGATGGAAGAGCGTTACCAGTTGCTGGCCGAAGTGGGCGTGCGTCACTTGAGTGCGTTCAATGCTCTCGGCAAAGAAGCAATCTGGGACAAGCTGGGACTGGAAGACGAAGGGGAACGAAACAACGCCGTCACCAACCTGCCGTACATCGTGATCGTGGCGGACGAAATCGCCGACATGATGATGACCGCCGGGAAGGAAGTCGAACAGCACATCATTCGTTTGGCCCAGAAGTCGCGAGCGGTCGGTATCCACCTGATCCTTGCCACGCAGAAGCCAACGGTCGACGTTATTACCGGTCTGATTAAGTCGAACTTGCCAGCTCGTATTTCGTTCCAGGTCGCCAGCCGAACCGACAGCCGCGTCGTTCTCGACGAAATGGGGGCCGATAAGCTGCTGGGTAACGGTGACATGCTCTTCCTATGGCCAGGTACCAGTACGCTGATGCGTGGTCAGGGTACCTACCTCTCTGACGAAGAGATCAACCGTGTCGTCGAGTTCGTCAGCACTGGCGAGCAAGACTTTGTCAAGGAACTCGTCCAGCTGAAGGTCGAAGATGGCGCCACCGCCGATCCAGCCAAGATGAAGAAGCGAGACGAACTGTACGAAGCGGCCGTCGACGTGATTGTCGCTGAGCAGCGCGGCAGTGTGTCGCTGCTGCAGCGAGCGTTGGGCGTAGGGTATGGCCGTGGTGCCCGACTGATCGACTTCATGGCGGAAGATGGCATCGTAGGGCCGTATAACGGTTCGCAAGCCCGGGAAGTGATCATTAGCCCAGAAGACTGGGAACTTATGAAGTCGGGCCAGGCCGCCTCGACCGAACCGGAACTGGAGATCAAAGAGGCCCCAGCCCCGAAAGCGAAACGCTCGAACAAAATCCGACCTCATGTTGTCGAAGATGAGGAGGAAGAAGAGGAAATCGACGAAGAGGTCGAAGACGAGCTCGAAGAAGAAGAGTACGAAACCGAGGAAGACGCCGAGGCGGAAGACGAGGAATACGAGTACGAAGAAGAGGAAGAGGCTGAGTACGAAGAGGAAGAAGGGGAATACGAGGAAGAAGAGTACGAGGAGTCCGACGAAGACGACGAGGAAGAGTACTACGAAGAGAGTGCCTAG
- a CDS encoding carboxypeptidase-like regulatory domain-containing protein has product MMLNWKLFSLALAAVVICGCSKSEPLGTVKGVVTFKGQPVAEATVSFRNQKTGDSASDVLDEEGKYEIRAAGGMDPGDYQVIILPPEVEVSLGPNSPPAMKPKDMPNVPKKYQSAQTSTLLTVLEAGTNEVDLELSE; this is encoded by the coding sequence ATGATGCTGAATTGGAAACTGTTTTCGCTCGCCCTGGCTGCCGTGGTCATCTGCGGCTGCAGCAAATCGGAACCGCTTGGTACCGTAAAGGGTGTCGTGACATTTAAGGGCCAACCGGTCGCCGAAGCGACCGTGTCGTTTCGCAATCAGAAGACTGGTGACAGTGCCAGCGATGTCTTGGACGAAGAAGGCAAGTACGAAATTCGTGCTGCCGGTGGGATGGACCCAGGTGACTACCAGGTCATCATCCTGCCTCCAGAAGTCGAAGTCTCGCTCGGACCGAACTCGCCACCCGCGATGAAACCGAAGGACATGCCAAATGTTCCGAAGAAGTACCAAAGTGCTCAGACGAGCACATTGCTGACGGTCCTCGAGGCCGGAACGAACGAAGTGGACCTGGAACTGTCGGAATAG